The nucleotide sequence TGAGGTTGTCGGTGATCGCGAGCGGCGTCGCCCCCACACAGGCGAGGTTGCGCGCGGCTTCCGCGACGGCGGCGGCAGCTCCCTTGTACGGGTCGAGGTACACGAAGCGGGGGTTGCAGTCGCTCGTCGCGGCCACCCCCATGCGGCTCCCTTTCACGCGCAGCACGGCGGCGTCGGCAGCTCCCGGAACCACCACGGTGTTCGTCATCACCTGATGGTCGTAGCGTTCAAAAATCGGGCGTTTGGAGGCAATCGTGGGGTGCGAGAGCAGCTCGACAAGCACTGCGCCCAGGTCGCCGGGAACGGGGACGCCTCTCAGGTCCCGTTCGCGTTTGGCTCGGATCTCTGCCGACTCCACGCCCTCACGGGTGTACTTGGGTGCCTCGTTGAGCAGGGCGACGGGGAGGTCGCAGACCACCTCGCCCCGCCACGTCAGGCGGTAGCGGTCATGGGCCTCCACCTCCCCGATCGTCACCACGTCGAGTTCCCACCGGGCGAGAAGGTCGAGCAGCTCCTGTTCTCGCCCCGGCACCGGCACCAGGATCATGCGTTCCTGCGACTCGGAGAGGCACAGCTCCATGGGCACCATGCCTTCTTCGCGGGTGGGGACCAGATCGAGGTTCATGGTGATGCCGAGATTCGCGCGGTAGGCCATCTCGCAGGTCGAGGACACCAGGCCCGCTGCACCCATGTCCTGCACGCCCGCCACCAGCCCGGCCTGAATCGCCTCCAGGGTGGCCTCCAGCAGCAGCTTTTCCATAAAGGGGTCGCCCACCTGCACGGCGGGGCGGTCCGCCTGGCTGGCGGCGCTGAGGTCCGCCGAGGAGAACACGGCGCCGCCCAGCCCGTCCCGCCCGGTCTTCGAGCCGACGTACACGATCTGGTTGCCTGCCGCGCCCATCGTGCCCTTCGCCAGGTCCTCGTGCCTCAGCAGGCCCAGGGCCATCACGTTGACAAGCGGGTTTTCCTGATAGGAGGGGTGAAAGGTCACCTCGCCGCCCACGGTGGGCACGCCGACCGCGTTGCCGTAGTGGGCGATGCCCTCCACCACGCCATTGAGCAGGAAGCGGGTGCGGGGAGAGTCGGGGTTGCCGAACCTGAGGGAGTCGAGCACGGCAAAGGGCCGCGCGCCCATCGCGAAGATGTCGCGCAGGATGCCGCCCACGCCGGTCGCGGCGCCCTGCACGGGTTCCACCGCCGAGGGGTGGTTATGGCTCTCCATCTTAAAGGCCACAGCCCAGCCCTCCCCGATGTCCACCACGCCCGCGTTCTCGCCGGGGCCTTGCAGCACCTGCGGCCCGGTCGTGGGAAAGGCGCGGAAGAGGGGCCGCGAGTTCTTGTAGCCGCAGTGCTCGGACCACATCGCCCCGATGATGGCGGCTTCCAGCGCGTTGGGTTCGCGTCCTAGCCGCTCGGCAGCGAGATCGAATTCCTCGGTGGTCAGGCCAAAGGTGGCGGCCCGGTTCCGCAGGGAAGAGGTCCCGGTCATGCGGGCCACGCCCCCTTCAGGCTCGCAAAGAGTCCTCTGCCGTCCACGCTGCCCAAAAGTTCTTCTACAGCTCGTTCGGGGTGCGGCATCATGCCCAGCACATTGCCCCTTTCATTCACAATGCCCGCGATGTCGTTGAGTGAACCGTTGGGGTTATCCAGGTAGCGAAAGACCACCCGGCCCTCGGTCTCCAGCCGGGCGACCGTCTCGGGGTCGGCGTAGTAGTTGCCCTCGCCGTGCGCGATGGGAATTTCGATGATCTGCCCGGGCTGGTACGCCGCCGTAAAGGCCGTGTGCGCGTTTTCCACCCGCAGATGCACGGGCGCGCAGCGAAAGTGCAGGTCGCGGTTGCGCGAGAGCGCGCCGGGCAAAAGCCCCGCCTCGGTGAGCACCTGAAAGCCGTTACACACGCCCAAGACGTAGCCGCCCCGCTCGGCATGTTCTTTGACCGCGGCCATGATGGGGCTGCGGGCGGCGATCGCGCCGCTTCGGAGGTGATCCCCGTAGGAAAAGCCCCCCGGCAAGAACACCAGGTCGGTGCCCTGCGGCAGCCCCGCCTCGGTGTGCCACACGAACTGCGCGTCCGGGTCCAGGGTCAGGCGGGCGGCATGCAGGGCGTCCGCGTCGCAGTTGGAGCCGGGAAACTGGATGACGGCGGTTTTCATTGGGCCTCTTCCAACTCCCAGCGGGCGTTTTCCATCACGGGGTTGCTGAGGACCTGTTCAACGAGCTCAGCCAGTTGGCGCTCCACGTCCGCACGCTCGCCCGTCAGCGTGAGTTCGATGTACTTTCCGACCCGCACCCCCGACACATTGGCGTGGTCGAGATGGGACAGGGCCCGCTCGACGGTGCGGCCCTGGGGATCAAGGATGGACGGCTTGAGGGTCACAATGACTTTGGCGTGATAGGTGGGCATGGCAACCTCGGGAATTGGGGAGGGGTGGCGCGGAAAAGCGGGAAAGAGGGAAGGCGGTCAGCCCTCAAGCCACATCCTGTCCCCCTCCTCCCGTCACGCGCGAGAGCATCTGCGCGTAGGCCTCCTCGACCCCGCCGAGGTCACGGCGGAAGCGGTCTTTGTCGAGCTTCTCGCCCGTCGCCATGTCCCAGAAGCGGCAGGTATCGGGGCTGATCTCGTCGGCCAGGACGATCGTGCCGTCGTGGGTGCGGCCAAACTCCAGCTTGAAGTCGATGAGGCGGATGCCGCGCTCGGCAAAGTACGGCGTGAGAACATCGCGGGTCCGCAGCGCGAGTTCGCGCAGGCGTGCCAGGTCCTCTGGGCTCGCCCAGCCCAGCGCGACCGCCGTGTCGGTGTTGATCAGCGGGTCACCGAGCGCGTCGGACTTGAGGCAGTATTCGACGACGGGGCGCGCAAGCGGCGTGCCTTCCTCCAGCCCCAGCCTCTTGGCAAAGCTTCCGGCGGCCACGTTGCGCACAATCACCTCGACGGGAATGATCGTGACGGCCCGCACCCGCTGCTCGCGTTCCGAGAGCTTTTCCAGAAAGTGGGTGGGAATCCCGGCCTGTTCGAGCAGGGGAAAGAGATGGGCGGTGATCGCGTTGTTGATGGCGCCCTTCCCCCTGATCTGGGCCCGTTTGACCCCATTAAAGGCGGTCGCGTCGTCTTTGTACTCCACCACGTATTCCAGGGGATTCTCGGTCGCGTAGACCTTTTTCGCCTTGCCTTCGTAGCGCTGCTCAAGCTTCATGCCAGGACTCCTACAGAGAAAAGTAGGGCGAGCGTCTCCCGGAAAGCAGGCGGGAAGACGCTCGAGGGTTGCGCGTGACTTTGCATGAGGGGCCTCCATCGCCGCCTCTCGGGCGGGCTTACCGTGCCGAGCACGGGGCGTCTCGCGGGACGCGGGTGGAAGGGGGATGTGCGGCCGCTGCGGCCGCCGTAGCTCACCTTAACATCCCTGAAGCTTGGCCGCACCGCCGCGCACGCCCGGCGGGGCAAACAAACAAAAAGCATTGCCGGGAAGCAGCGGCACCCGAGGATCATCCCTTATGGCTGCTGCCTTCCGGCCCTGACCAGGTTCAGGCGTCCCCGCTGCGCTGCGCCAGCAATGCAGGGCGAACTATAGCACTTTCGGGCAGGGCGTGCCAGAGGAGCGCCCCCGCCAGCAGGCAACAAAAACGCCGCAAGCGCTGGGCTTACGGCCTTGTGGTGCTCGGGATGGGACTTGAACCCACACAGGAAACCTACACGCCCCTCAAACGTGCGCGTCTACCAATTCCGCCACCCGAGCAGGGTGAAGGGCGAAAAGAATGCTACGGACTTGGGCCCCTTTTGTCAAGTGCTGCCGGCCTGTGTGCTCCAGGTCCGAACGTCGTTGCGCAGCGCATCTAGGCGCGCTCGCAGTTCGGCAGCCCGCGCCTGGGCCTGCGTCAGGCGGGCCTGCTCCTGCTCAGTAAACTGCGTGTAGGGGCTGAGGGCGTCTTGCAGGCGTTGGTCGGCCCGTTCCTGCTCGCGCTCGTACTCGCGGCGGATGATGCGCTCCAGCGCCTCGCGCAGCTCGGCAACCTTGCGGCGCAGCTGGCGGTGTGCCTGGATGCGCTTGTTGGGCAGGACAAACAGGCCCAGGCTGCCCAGGGTGAGCCCGGCCAGGATGCCGCCCGTGAAGTCTACGGCAGAGGCTCCTATCAGGGCCCCTAGTGTAGCCCCGATGCCGATGCCGCCCGCCAGGCCACCCACGGCGCCCTTGAGCGCGTCCTCGGCGTCCCGCGAGAGCTGCCGGGCGAGGTCCTGCTCGGTGGTGGTTTCCAGGTGCTGCCGGGCGCTGCCCGCGATGCCTTCAAGCAGCGCGGCCCGGTCGTAGGAGAAGCGGGTGCGCGCGATCTCCGAACTGGGCTGGCGGCGAATCAAAAAAGCCTGCACGTCCTCCCAAAAGTGCAGATTGGCCTCCACAAAGCGGTCAATCATGCTGCCAAACTGTCGGTCGATCGCTTCGGGAAGTTCTGCGACCGCCTCGCGCCGAAACTGCTCTTCCAGCTCGCGGCTGTTCATCAGGCCGCGCAGGTTAGAAAAGCGCAGCTGGTGATCGATAAAGCGGTCGGCGCGCACCTCGAACTCGCTGAGGAGGCGAGCCACACGGTTAAGCTGTCCGTCGAGTTCGCCCAGCATCGTCTCACGGTGACGCTCGCGCTGCGCTTCGAGGTCGTGCAACACACGCAGGTCCTCGGCCAGCGTTCGGCGTGCGGCCTCGGCACGAGCCTCCTCAGCGCCCAGAATTTCGGCCGCTGTGTTCAGCGGGTTTTGCAGCTTGAGGCGGGTGCGCTCGGTTTCTGACAGGCGCGTTTTCAGGACCTCGCGCAGGGCGGCAAAGCCTGGGTCGCCCCCCCGCTGCTCGGCCCGCGCGCTGATCAGAAAGACGGGCGGCGTCAGGCCCAGCACACCCCGCGCCCCCTTTTCCACAAATTCGCGCACCTGTTCGCGCTGTTCCGGCGTTTCCAGCAGGTCCGCCTTGTTGACGACCAGGATGACGCTGCGGCCCCAGCGCGCCGCCAGCGAGAGAAACTGCCGCTCCGACTCGGTAAAGGGACGGTCTGCCGAAGTCAGAAAAAGCACCAGGTCCGCACGGGGCAAGAAGCCCTCGGTCAGTGCCTGGTGCTGGCGGATAATCGCGTTTGTGCCCGGCGTGTCCACCAGGGCGACCCCTTCCAGGCTGGGGAGGGGATAGGTCAGGCGGCTCACAAAGGGGTCACGGGTCGGCTCCAGCTGTCCCGGGCGGTCGCCATGCACCAGAACGTAGATGCGGTCGGTGGTGGGGGTCACCCCTTCGGGCAGCACCGGCGACCCCAGCAGCGCGTTCACGAAACTGCTTTTGCCCGCATTGAACTCACCCACCACCACGAGCAGGAACGTCTCGTCCAGCGACCGAGCGGCCTGACGAGCGTAGTCTACGGCCTCCGGCGGCGCCCCCTGCGCTTCCAGAAACGCCTGAAGGTCGGCGAGCAGCGCCCGCTCCTGCGAGAGAAGGTCCTGAACCCGGCCAGAGACGAGCATGGGCATAGGGTACGGTGTCC is from Deinococcus sp. YIM 77859 and encodes:
- the purL gene encoding phosphoribosylformylglycinamidine synthase subunit PurL, encoding MTGTSSLRNRAATFGLTTEEFDLAAERLGREPNALEAAIIGAMWSEHCGYKNSRPLFRAFPTTGPQVLQGPGENAGVVDIGEGWAVAFKMESHNHPSAVEPVQGAATGVGGILRDIFAMGARPFAVLDSLRFGNPDSPRTRFLLNGVVEGIAHYGNAVGVPTVGGEVTFHPSYQENPLVNVMALGLLRHEDLAKGTMGAAGNQIVYVGSKTGRDGLGGAVFSSADLSAASQADRPAVQVGDPFMEKLLLEATLEAIQAGLVAGVQDMGAAGLVSSTCEMAYRANLGITMNLDLVPTREEGMVPMELCLSESQERMILVPVPGREQELLDLLARWELDVVTIGEVEAHDRYRLTWRGEVVCDLPVALLNEAPKYTREGVESAEIRAKRERDLRGVPVPGDLGAVLVELLSHPTIASKRPIFERYDHQVMTNTVVVPGAADAAVLRVKGSRMGVAATSDCNPRFVYLDPYKGAAAAVAEAARNLACVGATPLAITDNLNFGNPHNPEVYYQLQQAVAGIADACRALNTPVTGGNVSLYNQYTEGDHKVAIHPTPTIGMVGVLPDVNARATLGLKPGPHTLYLLGEHATTLGASQYLETVHGLEAGQVPDLDLALEGRVIAGTLALIRAGLTATAHDCSEGGLAVALAEMAIAGEQGLKVELQAPAGVRPDALLFGEAHSRVIVAVPLGHEQAAQELLDRLEVPYTALGESGVGGDRVTISVTGANVQLSVNLQTLKTAFETPLREILG
- the purQ gene encoding phosphoribosylformylglycinamidine synthase subunit PurQ, translating into MKTAVIQFPGSNCDADALHAARLTLDPDAQFVWHTEAGLPQGTDLVFLPGGFSYGDHLRSGAIAARSPIMAAVKEHAERGGYVLGVCNGFQVLTEAGLLPGALSRNRDLHFRCAPVHLRVENAHTAFTAAYQPGQIIEIPIAHGEGNYYADPETVARLETEGRVVFRYLDNPNGSLNDIAGIVNERGNVLGMMPHPERAVEELLGSVDGRGLFASLKGAWPA
- the purS gene encoding phosphoribosylformylglycinamidine synthase subunit PurS, whose product is MPTYHAKVIVTLKPSILDPQGRTVERALSHLDHANVSGVRVGKYIELTLTGERADVERQLAELVEQVLSNPVMENARWELEEAQ
- the purC gene encoding phosphoribosylaminoimidazolesuccinocarboxamide synthase — its product is MKLEQRYEGKAKKVYATENPLEYVVEYKDDATAFNGVKRAQIRGKGAINNAITAHLFPLLEQAGIPTHFLEKLSEREQRVRAVTIIPVEVIVRNVAAGSFAKRLGLEEGTPLARPVVEYCLKSDALGDPLINTDTAVALGWASPEDLARLRELALRTRDVLTPYFAERGIRLIDFKLEFGRTHDGTIVLADEISPDTCRFWDMATGEKLDKDRFRRDLGGVEEAYAQMLSRVTGGGGQDVA
- a CDS encoding dynamin family protein, coding for MLVSGRVQDLLSQERALLADLQAFLEAQGAPPEAVDYARQAARSLDETFLLVVVGEFNAGKSSFVNALLGSPVLPEGVTPTTDRIYVLVHGDRPGQLEPTRDPFVSRLTYPLPSLEGVALVDTPGTNAIIRQHQALTEGFLPRADLVLFLTSADRPFTESERQFLSLAARWGRSVILVVNKADLLETPEQREQVREFVEKGARGVLGLTPPVFLISARAEQRGGDPGFAALREVLKTRLSETERTRLKLQNPLNTAAEILGAEEARAEAARRTLAEDLRVLHDLEAQRERHRETMLGELDGQLNRVARLLSEFEVRADRFIDHQLRFSNLRGLMNSRELEEQFRREAVAELPEAIDRQFGSMIDRFVEANLHFWEDVQAFLIRRQPSSEIARTRFSYDRAALLEGIAGSARQHLETTTEQDLARQLSRDAEDALKGAVGGLAGGIGIGATLGALIGASAVDFTGGILAGLTLGSLGLFVLPNKRIQAHRQLRRKVAELREALERIIRREYEREQERADQRLQDALSPYTQFTEQEQARLTQAQARAAELRARLDALRNDVRTWSTQAGST